A single genomic interval of Candidatus Zixiibacteriota bacterium harbors:
- the folK gene encoding 2-amino-4-hydroxy-6-hydroxymethyldihydropteridine diphosphokinase yields the protein MVRAFIGVGSNINPAENVKNAIRLLSKKVRIVGISTVYQTQPEEGLKQPQYYNCVVEIETNFSPEELKYKVLRKIEKDLGRKRSRDEYASRTIDLDLILYDDLVLKNDDFILPDPQIASRPYLAIPLYELNPELVLPGSGLSIKKLALNLSREGMQPLYNYTELLKKEIIHGQEN from the coding sequence ATGGTGCGGGCATTTATCGGGGTGGGCTCGAACATCAATCCGGCTGAGAACGTCAAAAATGCAATTCGACTACTATCCAAAAAAGTGCGTATTGTTGGAATCTCTACCGTTTATCAAACTCAGCCAGAAGAAGGGCTAAAACAGCCTCAATACTATAATTGTGTCGTGGAAATCGAAACTAACTTCTCACCAGAGGAGTTGAAATATAAGGTGTTGCGAAAAATAGAAAAGGATTTAGGCAGGAAAAGGAGCAGGGATGAATATGCTTCGCGGACCATCGATCTGGATTTGATTTTATATGATGACCTTGTTCTGAAGAACGATGATTTTATTCTTCCTGATCCGCAGATAGCAAGCCGTCCATATCTTGCTATACCCCTGTACGAGCTGAATCCGGAATTAGTGCTGCCAGGGTCAGGCTTAAGCATAAAGAAACTTGCTTTAAACCTTTCAAGGGAGGGCATGCAGCCGCTTTACAACTACACAGAACTTTTGAAAAAGGAGATAATCCATGGACAAGAAAATTAA
- the folB gene encoding dihydroneopterin aldolase, whose product MDRILISDLSARCIIGINQEERREKQDVVINLIIFADLGKAAKSDRFEDSVDYRALKKKVLSIVEGSKYYLLEALAESIAEICLEQPGVVQVQVRVDKPSALRFARSVGVEIERKREG is encoded by the coding sequence ATGGACCGAATCCTGATAAGTGACCTTTCTGCCCGCTGTATTATCGGCATTAACCAAGAGGAGCGCCGCGAAAAGCAGGATGTGGTGATAAACCTCATCATCTTTGCTGATCTGGGTAAAGCTGCCAAGAGCGATAGATTTGAGGACTCCGTGGACTACCGCGCCCTGAAAAAGAAAGTTCTGAGCATTGTGGAGGGTTCAAAATATTATCTGCTTGAGGCATTGGCTGAGTCAATAGCTGAAATCTGCCTGGAGCAGCCAGGAGTTGTGCAGGTACAGGTTAGAGTTGACAAGCCTTCAGCACTTCGCTTTGCCCGAAGTGTAGGAGTGGAGATCGAAAGAAAGCGTGAAGGTTAG
- a CDS encoding SDR family oxidoreductase produces MKEEKLQGKTVLVTGASKRIGREICFALAREGVNIVIHYNSSKEDAKRLCAELADYEVNSWLVKADFKNSREYNSLIHRSLKIAGSLDILVNNASVFLPGRLKQMSFEDLRLHIQVNAWVPLVLSREFARLVKNGKIINLLDARIKGYDFLHVPYILSKHLLSVLTEMMALEFAPDVTVNGIAPGLILPPPGKDNRYLEKLMQTVPLKRHGKPEDIAAAVIYLLKNDFVTGQIINVDGGLHLKGYGNGPNPDK; encoded by the coding sequence ATGAAAGAGGAAAAGTTACAGGGAAAGACTGTTTTAGTCACAGGGGCATCTAAGCGGATTGGACGTGAAATATGCTTTGCTCTTGCCAGGGAAGGAGTGAATATTGTCATTCATTATAATAGCTCCAAAGAGGATGCTAAAAGACTGTGCGCTGAGCTGGCTGATTATGAGGTGAACTCCTGGCTGGTGAAGGCTGATTTTAAGAATTCAAGAGAATACAATAGTCTGATTCACAGAAGCTTGAAGATTGCCGGCTCACTGGATATTTTAGTGAATAATGCTTCGGTTTTTCTCCCCGGCAGACTCAAACAGATGTCTTTTGAAGACCTGAGGCTGCATATTCAGGTGAACGCTTGGGTTCCGCTGGTTTTGAGCCGTGAATTCGCCCGCTTAGTCAAAAATGGGAAAATTATCAATCTGCTGGATGCCAGGATAAAGGGATATGACTTTCTGCATGTACCATATATTCTGAGCAAACACCTGCTTTCAGTTTTGACTGAAATGATGGCCCTGGAATTCGCCCCGGATGTTACGGTAAACGGAATAGCTCCAGGGTTGATACTTCCTCCACCCGGTAAGGATAATCGCTACCTGGAAAAGCTGATGCAGACGGTGCCTTTAAAACGACACGGTAAACCTGAAGATATCGCGGCTGCGGTTATTTATTTGTTAAAAAATGATTTCGTAACCGGTCAGATCATCAATGTGGATGGTGGTCTGCATTTGAAGGGGTACGGTAATGGACCGAATCCTGATAAGTGA